GTTGCCGCCCTGCGGTGCCGCGCCGTCGCGATCGATCCCGAGCCGCCGCTCGCCGCGCGAGATCAGCTGCCGCACCGCGACCGGCGTGCGGTCGATGACCGGCGCGATCTCGGGCGCCGTCATGCCGAAGGCGCGATGCAGCACGATCGCGGCGCGCGCCTCGGGGGTGAGCTGCTCGGCGAGGTGCAGCAGCGTGATCGAGAGCAGCTCCCGGTTCGCCGCGACCTCATCGGGCAATCGGTCGGTCGCGACGGGCTCGGGCAGCCACGGCCCCGGGTAGTCCTCGCGTCGTGCGGCGACGTGTCGCAGTCGATCGATCGAGCGGCGCACGCACGTCGTCGTGAGCCAGGCCGGCCACGAGTCGACCGTGCCGCTCCGCTCGGCCTGCCACGCCTCGAGGGCGACCTCGGAGACGACGTCTTCGGCAAGACCGAAGTCGCCGAGCATTCGGTATGCGATACCGAGCAGCCGCCCGCGATCGCGATCCCACGCGGTCGCAGCGGCACTCGGCGTCGTCACGTTCGCAGCGTAGGTCACGGCACCGCCCAGCCGGCTCAGGCCCGGGGCTGCTCGTCGTCCACCGGCGGCTCGAGCCTCGTCGAGATCGCGATGCGGTTCCAGGCGTTGATCGTCGCGATGGCGAGCACAAGGTCGCCGAGCTGCCGCTCGTCGAAGTGCGTGGCCGCGGCATTCCAGATCTCGTCGGTCACCGTGTCCGGGCCGAGTGCCGTGACGGCGTCGGTGAGGGCGAACACGGCGCGCTCGCGGTCGTCGAACAGCGCACCCGCGTGCTGCCAGGCGGCGACGGCGGCGAGCTTGCGCTCGGGGATGCCGTTCTCGCGGGCGTCGGTCGCGTGCATGTCGACGCAGAACCCGCAGCCGTTCACGATCGACGCGCGCAGCTTGACGAGCTCGTAGAGCTCGAGGTCGAGCGCGCCGCGGACATAGCCGTCGAGCGCCGCGACCGCGCGGTACCCCTCGCGGTTCGTCGATGCGATGTTGATGCGTGACATGGTCTTCCCTTCGTGTGGTCGCGCGCCCATCGCGCGCACTCACCCAAGGTGTCGGAACGGGGCGAACGAGTGTGACAGCTCCCCAGGCGGGAATTCGCCCTGGGCCCCGGGGCAGCCCTGTGCTAACGTCTCGCCCGTGAAGTCCTGATCGAGTCCGACCCGTGCGCGAGGCTGTGCCCCGCGGGTTTCGCTTCGATCCCGAAAGACCCCGTGTCCGCTCACACGACTTCATCTTCATCCATGCATGCACGCGCCCTCCGCGCGGAGGGTCTCTCGCACGCCTACCGTGGCAGGCGCATCCTGAGCGACGTCTCGCTCACGGTGCCGCCGGGCGCCCGCGTCGGGCTCATCGGCGAGAACGGCAGCGGCAAGTCGACACTGCTGCGGCTGCTCGCCGGCGTCGAAGCGCCGGACGCGGGGGTCATCTCGCGTCCCGATCGAACCGGACTGCTGTGGCAGGAGCCGCCGTTCGACGCCGGCGCGACCATCGACGACGTGCTCGCCGACGCGCTCTCGAGCGCGCGGGCGATCGAGGCCGCCCTCGAGGAGGCGGCGATGCAGCTGGCCGACGGCGGCGACGAGGCGGCCCGGGTCTACGAGGCCGCGCTCGACGAGGCCGCGCGCGCCGACGTCTGGGCGGCGCCCGCCCGAGCCGACGCGACGCTCGCCGCGCTCGGACTCGGCTCGTTGGACCGCTCACGGCCTGTCGGCGCGCTCTCCGGCGGGCAGCGATCCAGGTTGTCGCTCGCGTGGCTGCTGATTCGTCGTCCGACCGCGCTGCTCCTCGACGAGCCCACGAACCACCTCGATGACGGGGCGGTGGCGTTCCTGCGCACGACGCTGTCCGACTGGCCCGGGCCCGTGCTCTTCGCGAGCCACGACCGGGCGTTCCTCGACGAAGCCGCGACCTCGTTGCTCGACCTCGACCCGATACCGCACGAGGGCGACGGGGCGGAGCGGCGCGAGGATGCCGGCAGTGCCGCCACCGCGGCGACCGGCGCCGCTGCGGCAGACTCCGCGGTGGGC
This sequence is a window from Pseudoclavibacter endophyticus. Protein-coding genes within it:
- a CDS encoding sigma-70 family RNA polymerase sigma factor, with protein sequence MTTPSAAATAWDRDRGRLLGIAYRMLGDFGLAEDVVSEVALEAWQAERSGTVDSWPAWLTTTCVRRSIDRLRHVAARREDYPGPWLPEPVATDRLPDEVAANRELLSITLLHLAEQLTPEARAAIVLHRAFGMTAPEIAPVIDRTPVAVRQLISRGERRLGIDRDGAAPQGGNPAVIERLMRAIESGEVGEVVALLSDDAVLWADGGGRMRSAMNPVFGAHRIARFFAGVIGKRRRADPAMTVEVAPVEVNGEAAISLRLADERDVISLELDSAGRIRGLRRISNPDKLARAL
- a CDS encoding carboxymuconolactone decarboxylase family protein produces the protein MSRINIASTNREGYRAVAALDGYVRGALDLELYELVKLRASIVNGCGFCVDMHATDARENGIPERKLAAVAAWQHAGALFDDRERAVFALTDAVTALGPDTVTDEIWNAAATHFDERQLGDLVLAIATINAWNRIAISTRLEPPVDDEQPRA